In the genome of Centropristis striata isolate RG_2023a ecotype Rhode Island chromosome 6, C.striata_1.0, whole genome shotgun sequence, the window tctcccttacttaagtaaaagtactaatatctcATTGTAAATTTAATTcgctacagtaaaagtcctgcattcaaaacttactgaagtacaaaagtatttgcatcaaaatgtacttaaagtatcaaaactaaaagtacccgttatacagaatggacccactcagactgttgtatactgaaaaaacacatatattattggattactactattgatgcatttatgtaagcagcattttactcttGTCAATGTAGGGCTAATTTAACTACCTGATCCactgttatgagatttaattaataaaaagacaTCATCTTTTAAATTCATAATTTTTCATGTCAAATCTTGAAATGAAAAGTAATTTAAGCaggcagtaaaaagtacaatatttaagtccaacatgtagtggagtagaagtataaagttacattaaaacttgtataaaaatgcagttcagtctagggatgggtacctttcacatttgaatcgatacggtaccggtacccggtacctgggaatcggtaccggtactcaacggtaccaattttcggtacttttgcgtaacatatttatttctcaaaatataaactttaaaaaatatatcaaaacaatataaaatccaggatgagcagtgctttattgttgagtgaacatgcattttgtaacatgaaggttgcagtgttatcaaaggatgcagaggagctctcaggtggcaaagcacggaggagaaaaaaaaaaagttgcaagtgcacgtgtgatttgttgtgatgacgtcgtagctgtgcggcgcagcaccggtcagacagtattgtggccatagcatgatggaataaacaaagttgagtcgggctgctctgtgcacatatcgaggatgacgcaggagtctgagggatttaatttcagcgaggcagtttggagtaaagtggccggtaatattcctgagttgaagagcggagtattagcggaggaccagagatgcagcagctagctgctagctgctaatgactagTCTACGGATGattggagagagcaaacggagtaaggaaggtccaatctggaggcagactaaggccaagcccgggtagagacattggagagatagtagctggcggctagaagacctagagccggctgttggtctctgttccgcggtggaagagggcagcagctagtggtcgcggtgagcagacaggaccagacgaggaggtaaatacatttaaaaaaatagtgcgatcgtcagcacgcttgttaatcaaagacgtcaaatgaaaacaggttgaaatcaatgatcagtttaaagttaacgccgtttaggtaccgaaacatggtaccgtttgattttacatgaatcggtactcggtagtaccgacggaattcggtcggtacctataaaagtaccgaattcggtacccatccctagttcaGTCTCACATAAAGAGGGACACCTGGTCTCCCTAGctgaagctaatgctaatgctagctgtCAGTGTATTCTGTCTGAACTTAACTAGTCAGAGTTCACTCACTGTGGTTTGGGTTTTACCTGTTTCGTAATTCTAGTTAAGTTTACACAAAAATCTAAATTGACACATATTTATGGTGTAATATTCATTATATGGTCAAACAGATGAAAAAACAGTCAGTTTCTGATTTGAACTAAACTTTGACTAAATCTTCAGTGAGTGTATTTTGTCTCTGTAGGACAGTTTACTCACCAGTGTTTGACACagattctgctgctgttgttgagaAAAACCTGCTGGATTCAGTTGAAAGTTTCtttagagagaaacagagagacttgtctcgactgcagctctgctgtcgCTCACTAACTTTCAGTTTCATTTCTGGAAAGTTGACGTGGAGCAGAGACAAAGAAGGAGGGGTGGAGgaggtattcagatcctttagtgaagcaaaagtactaatactgcactgtgaaaatactccactaaaAGGAAAAGTCCTACATTTAAAACCTGACTGAAGTCAAAGTTAGTATTACCAACAAAATGTGCTGAAAGTATGAAAGCAGAAGTGAGTTGTTGTAAGAGTAGcggctcctttaagaggcaggaCAGTAGATGTGTGAGTGGACGAgagaagagagagcaggaggagatgagagaaagtaactaagtacatttactcagtcagatttttaggtacttgtactttacttgagtatttccattttatgtaactttatacttctactccactacattttataggcaaatattatactttttactccacttcatttagctgacagtttaagttacttttcaggtcgagatttaacataaaatatatgaaaaatttaaagtgattagacttttttatttttgaattaaatCTTACAACAGTATATTATGTAGCTAAATGATTAATGCATttgttcaacaacaacaacaacaataataataataataatctaatgatatatttagaatatataaaacaatctgagtgtggcCATTcttcataacatttttttactcttggtactttaagtacattttgatgctcatacttttgtacttttacttaaataccAAAGTAAAATACGTTATTTCAAATTaataattcacaaaaaaaaaacacatcacttgttactctgttcagTTCATAGacttgatatatattttatggttCAGCTCTTTAAAGGTAACTTTTTGTTATGGAACCAGAATATGGACATTAAAATTATATAGACTGCATTAATTCGTTTAGTAAGACAGTAATATCATTGTGTATATACATTGCTGATATTAATAAGCTTCATCTTAATGAGTGCTATTAAGTCTTAGGTGAGTAATATAAGTATTGTGGTCAGTTTTCTCAGAAgaataaaatgtcacaatattaaaaaaagtaatattaagTTGAAGTTAGGGGTACATATTTTCTTGAGTTCACAAAGTCGCTCACAAACATTCACTTACATTTCAGGAAAGGTGAGTTAAAGCTCACCTGATTCACTGTGGCTCCACCTCCCAGTGGCCCGACACCAAGAAggagtggtggaggaagtattcacatcctttAATGTAACTAACTAATAGTAGTActagactgtaaaaatactccaatacaactaaaagtcctgctttcaaaacCTTACTGAGGTCAAAGTTAGCATTTTCCaacaaaatgtgcttaaagtttTGAAAGTATAAGTACTCACTGTGCAGTAAAACTGTTCAGGAGATACTGTAAACTGTaactgtttatgttttttctgttgaaGTATTCCTACTGTGATATTAGGTTCCTCTTTATCATATTAAATATCACAattaatgctaataataataaaagttacaGTAATTTCACTGGTTTTCCTTGAATACCAAAATGTGTAAGTCTATTTGAAATAGTTCTTGTATAACAGAcctcaatgttttatttatgcagTAAAAGAACTGCaattatttaaaagataaaataaaaaagagagtaaagtttttatttcttgtcaaattggtttatttatttatttgcagagTAGAGACAGCTTCTATCTggaaagtatatatattttttaaattgaataaatatgCCAAAAAATTGAGTAAATCTGATGTCAGTGTCACTTATTGATTAATAATTTTGATCCTGTAATTCCTGATAATCCCTCACAGATTACAGTTCAGTGTGCTACAGTATGTgaacagtttaatatcagagcATCTTAGACAGATAACTCttttgtcttcctcctcctcggtATCCTGTGCACAGAAACTTGTCtgactcctctctcctcctcctcctcctcctttgtaGTCAAATGTAGAAGTATTGACTTCATGTACTGAAGCTCAGCAGACTTCAGAGattcaagcacacacacaagtttTAAGTTTAAGCTCTGCTATTCATGAGATACTGTAAAACCCTTCGGTCAAAATTAAGccctttaaatgtattattattattattatttttaatttccagaTCACAGAAGTGCAACAGGTGAGTGTTGGTGTAATATCCAGACTTCCAACTAGATGGCACACAACACCTGTGAGTATTTGCTCTGACGTTGAATTCAGTGAACTTCCATTTGAACATTTCTTTCCTGGAACTTTTAATGTATTTCTTGGACTTTTCTTCAAACTGCAGAGGCATGATGGGACATTTCTGCTGTTTGATTCAATACCACGAGTTCACAATGAATTCCTGCAggattattaaaaaatgtgtctgaatttaaaatttttaaaaatgtatgttattttCTGTTAAAGTATTCATACTGTGATACAAGGCTAATCTTTATCGTAttaaataaaccaaataataatgataataataaaaataatataagttAAAATACTTTAACTAAATTCCCTTGAATACCAAAATGGGTAAGTCTATTTGTATCAGTTGTTGTATAACATtactgaatgttttatttatgcacTAAAAAACtgctataatttaaaaaaaataaaaaaagatagtaaaatttttcttttttgtcaaataagtacatttatttatttacttatgtatttatttcttagAGTAGAGAAAGCCTctatctggatttttttttttttagtttaataaatATGCCAATAAATTGAGGAAAGTTGATGTCAGTGTcactaaataattaataattttgatCCTGTAATTCCTGATAATCCCTCACAGATTACAGTTCAGTGTGCTACAGTATGTgaacagtttaatatcagagcagcttcaactgatgactcctctctcctcctctaacctcctcccctctcctttcttctcctcctcctccccccctctctctcatctcccctctctcctccccttctctcctcctcctcctctttcctttcatccctcccctttcctcctcctccggctCCTCCTCCAAGTTTAATCTTCTTAACAGTAACAGCTCTCTTTGTTTGAGATGATGACCTACATGACATTAGTGACATTTACTAACTGAgatcttctctttttatttttgtctttaattttaatatttctccTCTCATTTTAAGGGTAGGGTCCGTTAATTTAATAACAAACTGATAtatttcaacataaaaacaGCCAGAGctgcaaatattaaatatattagatatgtcagtgttttatttcttcGTTGGTAGAGTTTAATAAtccattttaaaacattatgtAAGTAAAACTAATACAAAGTTCTACTGCAGATCTGAGATCATTCTCTTCTAACTGTGTAATGGAGCTTAATCACACCGACAGCAGGAAGATTaaactgaagagaaaaaaaatagaaataaaataaataataataaaataaaataaaagtggaaACTCACTTTTTGTTAATTCATTTGagaatttaacaaaatagaaataacacagcagacagttgagacattttttgtctttgatatataattacttatgaacatatatgtataaaacttaacattgaaaacacacaagaaaaagaTCCCTTATTGTGTCCTTTAATTTAACatggtacaaaataaaacccttaAAAAGCCTTATTTTAAAAGCTTCCATTATCATACAAAGGGTTACATGACTTTCTTGAGTAATTTGTGTCAGTATGTAACACTTCTTATATAAACAATGATAAGACAATAAAAAGTTTTGAATTTGACACCCAGACATTTAAAGCTTCTTATTTATGAGTACATTGTTCTGGTGATTGAACTGTCTTGAAGGCAGGAAATGCAGTCATTAACATAAATCTGAGAttgaatttcaagaaaaaactaaagaaaattagaatagggtcctcgcactttcagtgctcggtccctaaaaatGCATAGATCAGAATCAGTGAAATCAACTATGTTTACACTTTACGTAACCAGTACACATTTATTACATTGACTGCTAGTGAATGTTTTTTGTGGAAAATCAAGCAGTTGTTCTACTCAGTGTGATTGACAGGAGAGATGATCAGAGGGGCAGAGTTTTTACCAGCTTGATTGAGAGATGGACCGAAGTATGGGTAGAGTTTCTCAGTGAAGCAGCAGCCAGTAAAGGAGTAGATGAGAGCTGCAGCATCAACGTCATAAAAGGAGACCAGACCCTCCTCATAATCCACAAACACCCCCACCTTCTCAGGCCGAGACTTCAGAGAGAGACGGACTGGAGGGCCAGCATTAGCATCATACTCATTTTCATTCCTCAACCATATTGTCCAGTAACCATTCTTTGGTGACAGTCTGATTTTTCCCTTCCTGTTGATCGACTCTCTGACCACTCCTAAATCCCACTCAGTCTTCCCTTTAACCTGAACCTCATAGTAAAATCTTCCTGAAGAGAAACTCTGCTTTGCTAAGACATTAACACAAGTATCAAATCTCTCTGGGTTGTCTGGGAGATTCTTCTTTACATCACCATGTTTAACTTGTTTTCCATCATCAGACAGGATGAGATAAGGATGTGCTGTATCAGGATCGAGTGTCAGATCCACTGCAGACTGCTGGACCCTCTTCAGCTCAGCCTCAAACAGCTTCTTCATCTGTTTACTGAGCGTCTCCTCCAGCTGATTCACAGCTCTCCTCACAGTCCCCTCATATGAAGATGGACGGATGCAGACTTCTGTCCAGTCTTTGGTGGGTGGAGCAGCGTTCAGGGAGGTGAAGctttggaggaggtggaggtggtcttCAGACTGTGAGAGCTGCTCCACCTCAGTGCTTCTCTTCTTCAGCTCAGAGATTTCCTGTTCCAGCTCTTTGATGAAGCcttcagcctgtttctctgtctttctctgcttctctttgatCGTGTCGATGAGCTCGGCCTGGCTTCTCTCAACAGACTCCTTCAGAGCGGTGAAGACCTGAACACcatctgctgtctctctgtctgcatcttCCTTACTGAGCTCCACTGAGTGTTTGATCTCCTCGATCTTCAGTCGTctcttctggatcatctgctgaACTTCAACCTCGAGCTCGGCCTTCTTTCCTTCATATCCTTCTTTAAGAGGAACAACATCGTGTGTCATGTGGTCTGAAATGGTGCagagcatgcagacacacacctgGTCGGTCTTACAGAACAGCTCCAGCAGTTTATCGTGCTTCGGACACATCCTGTCTTCCAGGTTCTCTACAGGGTCGATCAGCTGATGTCTTTTGAGACGTGAAACTGTCAGATGACGCTCCAGGTGAGTCTCACAGTAGGACTCCAGACACACCAGGCAGGACTTCAGGGCCTTCAGTTTGGTTCCAGTGCAGATGTCACAGGGAACTTCTGCTGGTTTAGAAACTTgctgctctgagctgctgctgctgactttCTGTTGAGCTGACTGTCTGAACTGAGCAGCCATCTCAGAGATGAAAGTATTGACCCGCAGTTGAGGTCTTGAATCAAAAACCTCTTTACAGTTGGGACACTGACAGTGGACATTTTTATCCCAGTGTCCAGTGATACAGGTTTTGCAGAAGTTGTGTCCACATGGTGTGCTGACTGGATCAGTGAAcacatccagacagatggagcaCAGGAACTGATCTTCAGTCAGCAGacagctggcagcagcagacatATACACTCTGTGGATGaagattataaaaaaacataactataaATACATATCTTTTGAATATTTGGGGAGATGTAGTATTTCCAGTGAATTGTCACAGTGTGgttacagtaaaattaatgtTAAGTCTGTAAATTAGCTTAAACCAGGCTGACGAAATGTGggacaaaatgtatgtttgtgtcaTACCTAGAGATGGtccgatcaggttttttgggACAGATACCAATCACCGATCACCTAAAGCCTCACCGATCCGATTAGCGATCAGAACCAATCAATCACCTGGgacgatattaatatttatattttactcttgttttccccccatcaattcatccactcatgcacaggcctatagtctttcatttatgttaacCTTGTATTCATTTACTAACTAGATACTACTAGATTACCTAGATTGACCTTCATTTATTGCatagcagtaactttaatattccttcatagcagcagtggcACTGTGGAGAACAACATGCCAACATGGCCTCTATAGGGCAGTCAAGAATAGTCAAGAGCTTAATGTTGAAAGTTCAGTCATTTATTGATGCtatccattttaaatggctgtattgttgcatatatcgtataaaataaaatccaaataaaaaattgagcctatttaacaggctaaacaatctcaaaatgccagtctgaacattggtggcattattgcacattgaactacagtacagtgtaacatattattattactcacATTTCTCTAAATGTCTAAACGCTTGCATAAATTGCCGCTAACGTGTGTGGCATCAGACtcactcactttaaaaaaaaaaagtaaaagttctgtaTTGCAGACATGTTGTCggtgtgtgtaggtgcatgcaggctgcgtgaccacaacacaacacttctTCTTCGTTTTAAAGCGGCAGCGTTTCGGCGCACTACCGCCACCTTTGGATCCAGAATGTATAtcacaccataacaaacacttgtaaagcACATGTATAATGCGATCGGATCGGTGATTTTAACCATTGATCGGATTTTTCGATCGatcgttttttttatcatatcgggCCGATCCGATCAGTTGCCGATCGATCGGCGTCACCCTAATCGTACCCCAACCCCCATCTCCTAGAAAATATTTAGAATTAACtgttaaagtattttcttagtttatgtttctgcattttctttcctttttctgaGTCTCCACCATATTCTGTTCATATCTGCTTAGCTTATGACTTTTTGGTGACTTGTAACTTTCTTTGTTGGGTGTAGAGTGAAGACAGTGAAAAGTTAACCTGCActggaccagtggtggaaatggTATTCAgctcccttacttaagtaaaagtaccagcatcaaaatgtacttaaagtatcaaaaggttcttgttatgcagaatgaacccactcagattgttttatatattctaaatatattcttagattattattattgatacttttatgtaagcagggttttaCTTTGTCGAGGTAGGGTAACTTTAActacttaaaatactgttatttgattgaattttaaaaaaagtgtaataatttaaaatttaacatgtttttcagGTTAAATCTCAACCTTAAAATGAACTAAAGCTGGCATCTTTattcagtggagtaaaaagtacaatacatataaatgcagttCAGTCTCACATAAAGAGGGACATCTGGGGCCTTTCTCATTTCCCTTATTAGCATCCTTATTTCCCTCACTTGCATCTGAATGgtggaaataacagatcatgaaaggaaaaaaaggctcTAGAAGgatctttattttcattattataaatgtagaaagatgtttgtggtctttttgttgtttagacccacaataaaacagatttttaacaacgtggcgaatcagaagataaatgaaatataaacttgtgagtgacacactTGAGTTTAATCTGTAATCTGTTTTAACTGCGGTATGAAACTACAGTGATGCTGCGATGTATAaaatcagtccgatcagctgcagCGTCTAATCAATAACCGATATCCAGTAAGTGGGCGTGTCGACTGGTAAAAGCCTTCCACATAGGATGCTCTCATGTATCCTCACTCATAGCTCCTCTGATatccctcctccatcctccaagaacaaataagagctttgggatggTCGTAAAGATGGCGCACGTGAAGAtcttccggttcaagcgaggagagaggagggaggagacataaaataagaGAACTGAGAAAGGCCCCTGGTCTCCCTAgctcaggggtcagcaacctttactaacaaaagagccactgttggcttaaaaagagaaaaaatgtcggaatgaagccgcaaaccttattttgagccttaaaatgaaaatcaaacagcctactaagtctaaattagcctactaacattattaatagctcatattgagcatttattaatatgatttgtcAGATTGCAGCAAGGACACAAGTGTAAATGGGAGACTGGAAACCGAGTAAATATCtgtagggaaactcaaaactagacttacAGTTGTCAAAATTTTGAGGTAAAGGTTCCAGGTCGGAGACTTttataagctatgatgcattttttagttgactaaaatatcaaagtatttttttaatgatgaaacaattgaagaataaaattgtttaccatttaccacctataccatttataaatgtaaaaaaataactgtttcatATGGTAtacttttttgtcacagccacaggaaGCCACAGCAGACAGTCTGAAGAGTCACATGTTGCTCACCCCTGCCCTAGctgaagctaatgctaatgctagctgtGAGTGTATTCTGTCAGAACTTAACTAGTCAGAGTTCACTCACTGTGGTTTGGTTTTTACCTCTGTTTAGTTTATCTGACTAAattcacactttttaaaaatctaaactgACACATATTTATGGTGTAATATTCATTTAATGGTCAAACAGATGTAAAACAGTCAGTTTGTGGTTTGAACTAAACTTTGACTAAATCTTCAGTGAGTGTATTTTGTCTCTGTAGGACAGTTTACTCACCAGTGTTTGACACAGATTCTGCTGCAGTTGTTGAGAAAAACCTGCTGGATTCAGTTGAAAGTTTCtttagagagaaacagagagacttgtctcgactgcagctctgctgtcgCTCACTAACTTTCAGTTTCATTTCTGGAAAGTTGACGTGGAGCAGAGACAAAGAAGGAGGGGTGGAGGAGGTATTCAGGTCctttaatgaagtaaaagtactaatactgcactgtgaaaatactccactacaaggaaaagtcctacattcaaaacCTGACTGAAGTCAAAGTAAGAATAACCAACAAAATGTGCTGAAAGTATGAAAGCAGAAGTGAGTTGTTGTAAGAGTAGcggctcctttaagaggcaggaCAGTAGATGTGTGAGTGGACGAGAGAAGAGAGAGTATGAGGAGATGAgagaaagtaactaagtacatttactcagtcCACTTTTGAAGTATTCATAATTGACttatgtatttccattttatgtaaatatatacttctactccactacatttagctgacagctttagttacttttcaggtcgagatttaacataaaatatatgaaaattttaaagtgattagacttttatttatttattaaatattataacagTATCTCATATAGTTAAATGAGCACTGTCTTTACAAAACTataacactgcttacataaatgcgtcaataataataatctagtgatatatttagaatatataaaaaaaatctgagtggggccattctgcataacgagtacttttactcttggtactttaagtacattttgatgctgatacttttgtagttttacttaagtacaatggTACAATACGTTTTTTCAAATGAttaattcacaaaaaacatcacTAGTTACTCTGTTCTGTTCAAAGACTTGATAAATATTTTATGGTTCAGCTCTTTAAAGGTAACTTTTTGTTATGGAACCAGAATATGGACATTAAAATTATATGGATTGCATTAATTTCTTTAGTAAGACAGTAATATCATTGTGTATATACGTTGCTGATATAAAATTCATCTTAGTGAGTGAAATTTAGTCTTAGGTGAGTAATTTATGTATTGTGGTCAGTTTTCTCAAgaataataaaatgtcagaatattaaaaaaaggtgaTATTACGTTGAAGTTAGGGgtacatattattttaagtTCACAAAGTTTCTTtagagagaagcagagagacTTGTCTCGACTGCAACTCTGCTGTcactcacacaaacattcaCTTACATTTCAGGAAAGGTGAGTTAAAGCTCACCTGATTCACTGTGGCTCCACCTCCCAGTGGCCCGACACCAAGAAggagtggtggaggaagtattcacatcctttAATGTAACTAACTAATAGtagtactacactgtaaaaatactccactacagtgGCGGGCgatgcatttcacacttaggccttcagtgatgtccaacttagtcaataaatacctttcattatgccagcattcataacaccaggactggagagtagttagaaacacacttaagcactactaggcattgcatcacctcagttgtgtacaaaatgggctattatccggcgcattttaaaaatcaacaataccgcattagcaattaaaacatctgatatgctactgtcaaaacttaaaaataaaagggtctttaaaattatctttccaaaaatgtttattaaatgagtccacaaagaatatgcaagctttaacaagattgtacaataaattgctaaatcgcagtttaatatctacggagccccccaggggacacgggggggaaaaaaaagatgggtggaa includes:
- the LOC131972657 gene encoding E3 ubiquitin-protein ligase TRIM21-like, giving the protein MSAAASCLLTEDQFLCSICLDVFTDPVSTPCGHNFCKTCITGHWDKNVHCQCPNCKEVFDSRPQLRVNTFISEMAAQFRQSAQQKVSSSSSEQQVSKPAEVPCDICTGTKLKALKSCLVCLESYCETHLERHLTVSRLKRHQLIDPVENLEDRMCPKHDKLLELFCKTDQVCVCMLCTISDHMTHDVVPLKEGYEGKKAELEVEVQQMIQKRRLKIEEIKHSVELSKEDADRETADGVQVFTALKESVERSQAELIDTIKEKQRKTEKQAEGFIKELEQEISELKKRSTEVEQLSQSEDHLHLLQSFTSLNAAPPTKDWTEVCIRPSSYEGTVRRAVNQLEETLSKQMKKLFEAELKRVQQSAVDLTLDPDTAHPYLILSDDGKQVKHGDVKKNLPDNPERFDTCVNVLAKQSFSSGRFYYEVQVKGKTEWDLGVVRESINRKGKIRLSPKNGYWTIWLRNENEYDANAGPPVRLSLKSRPEKVGVFVDYEEGLVSFYDVDAAALIYSFTGCCFTEKLYPYFGPSLNQAGKNSAPLIISPVNHTE